One genomic segment of Oscillospiraceae bacterium includes these proteins:
- a CDS encoding UvrB/UvrC motif-containing protein, with translation MLCENCKNNEANTTITKNINGHVTVQHLCAECATKKGIGAVGSVFGSMLGGIFSDFVGSGTTAKCSVCGSTFADFTRTGKAGCPSCYAEFYPQLLPTLQKIHGKTGHVGKVGTVKEPATEKTEQGSPEPAPAPEQAPIPEPTKEEKITELKAQLSKAVEVQEYERAAALRDEIKALEQG, from the coding sequence ATGCTTTGCGAGAATTGCAAAAACAACGAGGCCAATACGACCATCACCAAAAATATCAACGGTCATGTGACGGTGCAGCACCTGTGTGCCGAATGCGCGACCAAAAAGGGCATCGGCGCGGTGGGCAGCGTCTTCGGCAGCATGCTCGGCGGCATCTTTTCGGATTTTGTCGGCAGCGGAACGACCGCCAAATGCTCGGTCTGCGGCAGTACATTCGCCGACTTCACCCGCACCGGAAAAGCAGGATGTCCCAGTTGCTATGCGGAATTTTACCCGCAGCTGCTGCCGACGCTTCAGAAAATCCACGGCAAGACCGGGCATGTCGGAAAAGTCGGAACTGTGAAAGAACCCGCGACTGAAAAAACAGAGCAGGGGTCACCCGAACCGGCACCCGCGCCCGAACAGGCTCCGATACCGGAGCCCACAAAAGAAGAGAAAATTACCGAATTGAAAGCACAGCTTTCAAAAGCGGTCGAGGTTCAGGAATACGAGCGGGCCGCGGCCTTGCGCGACGAGATCAAAGCGCTGGAACAGGGATAA
- the xylB gene encoding xylulokinase, with protein sequence MYLLGIDIGTSATKTVLFDHSGKPVSSASAEYPLYQPKNGWAEQEPADWWDAVCETAKKVVSGIDPKEIDGIGLSGQMHGLVLLDQEDRVLRRSIIWCDQRTGAQAEKLNELIGEKGLIEITANPALTGFTAAKILWVKENEPQVWAKTAKIMLPKDYIRYMLTGEFATEVSDAGGMQLLDVPKRRWSEKMLKALEIDEKKLPKVFESIEISGKVCKKAAERTGLAAGTPVAGGSGDQAAGAIGSGIVKSGAASCALGSSGVVFAVADKPLIDPKGRIHTLCHAIPDTWHVMGVAQASGLSLKWLRDNFFEDVSATAGLMKVDPYYLMDKMAEKVPVGADGLIYLPYLMGERTPHRDPDCRGVFFGLSAAHGRTEMIRAVLEGVAFSLCDSLSIIRELGVRVDFVRVAGGGAKSALWKQIIADCFDCELRTLATDEGPALGVALLAGVGSGVYNSVPEACEAAVHDCASILPNPENTSKYRSFYELYQRLYRSLERDYKALAELRGRS encoded by the coding sequence ATGTATTTGCTCGGAATTGACATCGGAACATCGGCTACAAAAACCGTGTTGTTTGATCACAGTGGCAAACCTGTGTCAAGCGCAAGTGCCGAATATCCGCTCTATCAGCCGAAAAACGGCTGGGCTGAACAAGAGCCTGCAGACTGGTGGGATGCTGTCTGCGAGACCGCCAAAAAGGTCGTTTCGGGTATTGATCCGAAGGAAATCGACGGCATCGGACTCTCGGGACAGATGCACGGGCTGGTGTTGTTGGATCAAGAAGATCGAGTTTTGCGCCGCAGCATTATCTGGTGTGACCAAAGAACCGGTGCACAGGCGGAAAAATTGAACGAGCTGATCGGTGAAAAAGGACTGATCGAGATTACCGCGAATCCGGCTTTGACCGGTTTTACGGCGGCAAAAATTTTATGGGTGAAAGAAAATGAACCGCAGGTCTGGGCGAAAACCGCCAAGATCATGCTGCCAAAGGATTATATCCGATATATGCTGACCGGCGAATTCGCCACCGAGGTCAGCGACGCCGGCGGAATGCAGCTGCTCGACGTGCCAAAACGCAGATGGAGCGAGAAGATGCTCAAGGCGTTGGAAATCGATGAAAAGAAGCTGCCAAAGGTCTTCGAATCTATTGAAATCAGCGGAAAAGTGTGCAAAAAAGCGGCTGAACGGACCGGGCTTGCCGCCGGGACACCGGTGGCGGGCGGCAGCGGAGACCAAGCTGCCGGGGCCATCGGAAGCGGCATCGTAAAGAGCGGGGCAGCGAGCTGCGCGCTCGGGTCTTCGGGCGTGGTATTCGCGGTTGCGGACAAGCCCCTGATTGATCCGAAAGGGCGGATTCACACACTCTGCCATGCGATTCCCGACACCTGGCACGTCATGGGCGTGGCACAGGCCTCCGGGCTTTCGTTGAAATGGCTGCGTGACAATTTCTTCGAAGATGTCAGCGCAACAGCGGGGTTGATGAAAGTTGACCCGTATTACTTGATGGACAAGATGGCGGAAAAAGTGCCTGTGGGTGCAGACGGTTTGATTTATTTGCCCTATCTGATGGGCGAGCGGACACCGCACCGCGATCCCGACTGCCGGGGCGTGTTTTTCGGGCTTTCGGCGGCGCACGGGCGGACCGAGATGATTCGTGCGGTATTGGAGGGGGTGGCGTTTTCACTGTGTGATTCGCTGTCGATTATCCGCGAACTCGGCGTGAGAGTCGACTTTGTCCGGGTGGCAGGCGGCGGCGCCAAGTCCGCACTGTGGAAACAGATTATCGCAGACTGCTTTGACTGCGAACTGCGTACTTTGGCTACCGACGAGGGACCCGCGTTGGGCGTGGCTCTGCTTGCGGGCGTCGGAAGCGGCGTATATAATTCGGTTCCGGAGGCTTGTGAGGCGGCGGTGCACGACTGCGCTTCAATTTTGCCCAATCCGGAAAACACATCGAAATACCGCTCATTTTATGAGCTGTATCAACGGCTTTACCGGTCGCTTGAGAGAGATTATAAAGCGTTGGCTGAGCTCCGAGGCCGTTCATAA
- a CDS encoding CtsR family transcriptional regulator: MTLSDRIAKQIFDLLEKSDGETEIQRNNLAALIGCVPSQINYVIASRFTPENGYMVLSRRGGGGYIRITRVNSEKNLMLMHIVNSLADAVDMQSLCAILQSLGFNGVITRQEAELILAACSDNALKPADPQQRDALRASIAKQLFIKIGNKE, from the coding sequence ATGACTCTGTCCGACAGGATCGCAAAACAGATTTTCGATCTGCTGGAGAAATCCGACGGTGAGACCGAAATTCAGCGCAATAATTTAGCCGCGCTCATCGGCTGCGTTCCGAGTCAGATCAACTACGTCATCGCCTCCCGCTTTACGCCCGAAAACGGATATATGGTTTTGAGCAGGCGGGGCGGTGGCGGTTATATTCGCATCACGCGGGTCAATTCGGAAAAAAACCTGATGTTGATGCATATTGTGAATTCGCTGGCCGACGCGGTGGATATGCAGAGTTTATGCGCGATTTTGCAGTCGCTGGGATTTAACGGTGTGATCACACGGCAGGAAGCCGAACTGATTCTGGCGGCCTGCAGCGACAACGCCCTCAAACCCGCAGACCCCCAGCAGCGCGATGCTTTGCGCGCGTCGATTGCCAAACAGTTATTTATCAAGATAGGCAACAAGGAGTGA
- a CDS encoding protein arginine kinase, producing MKEKWYNEAGANEPVAISTRIRLARNLCDTPFPRLLDVKQKTEIAEKVITGFKAAFGERADEFDVVDMGKLNEEAAYSLAERRLVSPEFAAAGAGGFLILSKDHSVAIMVNEEDHVRIQVLASGLQLENAYKMANEIDDLLDKQLGFAYDKRLGYLTECPTNLGTGLRASVMLHLPAMLAFGSIGRLAETVSRLGFTVRGAYGEGSEIKGGFFQISNQITLGISEKNAIDNLSTVVKQIISTEEEERKRLIAQPEVQDKIWRSLGVLRTARLLSGDETIDLASNLRLGVACGVFKGEKIDPGTPGKLIALTGPATLMAQSGKKLSPGERDALRAETVRNIMNDK from the coding sequence ATGAAAGAGAAATGGTATAACGAGGCGGGTGCAAATGAGCCCGTTGCGATTTCAACCCGCATCCGGCTGGCACGGAATTTGTGCGACACGCCGTTTCCGCGGCTGCTGGACGTCAAACAGAAAACAGAGATCGCCGAAAAAGTAATTACGGGGTTCAAGGCGGCGTTCGGTGAGCGGGCCGATGAATTTGATGTGGTCGATATGGGAAAACTCAACGAGGAGGCCGCGTATTCGCTGGCCGAACGGCGGCTGGTCAGCCCCGAATTTGCGGCAGCGGGCGCGGGCGGATTCCTGATTTTGTCCAAAGACCACTCGGTTGCGATTATGGTCAACGAGGAGGACCACGTCCGGATTCAGGTACTGGCCTCCGGTTTACAGCTTGAAAACGCTTACAAGATGGCCAACGAGATCGACGATCTGCTCGATAAACAGCTCGGATTCGCCTATGACAAGCGGCTCGGTTATCTGACCGAATGTCCGACCAATCTCGGCACCGGCCTGCGGGCCTCGGTCATGCTCCATCTGCCGGCAATGCTGGCGTTCGGTTCAATCGGACGGCTGGCGGAGACGGTTTCGCGCCTCGGGTTTACGGTGCGCGGGGCCTACGGTGAGGGTTCGGAGATCAAGGGCGGATTCTTTCAGATCTCCAACCAGATCACGCTGGGCATCTCCGAAAAGAATGCGATCGACAACCTTTCGACCGTGGTCAAACAGATCATCTCGACCGAAGAGGAAGAGCGGAAGCGTCTGATTGCGCAGCCAGAAGTGCAGGATAAAATCTGGCGATCGCTGGGCGTTTTGCGTACAGCGCGTCTGCTCTCGGGCGACGAGACCATCGATCTGGCCTCGAATCTGCGGCTCGGTGTGGCCTGCGGCGTGTTCAAAGGTGAGAAAATCGACCCCGGCACACCCGGCAAGCTGATCGCGTTGACCGGTCCGGCAACCCTGATGGCACAGAGCGGAAAAAAGCTCTCGCCGGGCGAGCGGGACGCACTGCGTGCAGAGACGGTACGGAACATAATGAACGATAAATAA
- a CDS encoding leucine-rich repeat domain-containing protein has product MKKFISLLLTGLLLCTGFVLSGCAVKGPELEQLQKDLKAAGYYDNMMPESIRAIEKDMYAQALELTAVKTDKSEKDDQNNTVYTCELTFESEILYIEAGYKITYTDGEITSVNRINTDRFVRLTVPDYVSEVESFTYQNNTDINELVVADGVTGLGASSFAGCTALKKVTIGGDVVMLATATFQGCTALESVTLTGGYPLAVLKDCFNGCTALKEITFSSELEFIGSYAFAGCAFTSLEFPDNVYQFSASCFSGCKNLKSVNITPSMKTIDPTAFEGCENLSKITVSPDNENFKMDGKNLVENAGGTVIFTLG; this is encoded by the coding sequence ATGAAAAAATTCATCTCCCTTCTGTTGACCGGTTTGCTCTTGTGTACGGGCTTTGTGCTCTCCGGCTGTGCCGTGAAAGGTCCCGAGCTTGAGCAATTGCAAAAAGACTTAAAAGCCGCCGGATATTATGACAACATGATGCCCGAATCGATCAGAGCCATTGAGAAAGATATGTATGCTCAGGCACTGGAACTGACTGCTGTCAAAACCGACAAATCTGAAAAAGATGATCAGAACAACACGGTTTATACCTGTGAACTGACGTTTGAAAGCGAAATCCTCTATATTGAAGCGGGTTATAAGATTACCTATACCGACGGTGAGATCACTTCGGTCAACCGCATCAACACCGACCGGTTTGTACGGCTGACCGTGCCTGACTATGTATCTGAAGTGGAGAGCTTCACCTATCAGAATAACACCGATATCAATGAACTCGTGGTTGCGGATGGCGTGACAGGTCTCGGTGCGAGCTCTTTTGCCGGCTGTACCGCACTCAAAAAGGTAACCATCGGCGGCGATGTGGTGATGCTGGCAACGGCTACGTTCCAGGGCTGCACGGCGCTTGAGAGCGTAACGCTGACAGGCGGTTATCCTCTGGCGGTTTTAAAAGACTGTTTTAACGGCTGTACGGCGTTGAAAGAAATCACCTTTTCCTCGGAATTGGAGTTCATCGGTTCTTATGCCTTCGCCGGCTGTGCGTTCACATCGCTGGAGTTTCCCGATAACGTCTATCAGTTCAGCGCAAGTTGTTTTTCGGGTTGTAAAAACCTGAAGAGCGTCAATATCACACCGAGTATGAAGACGATTGATCCGACCGCGTTTGAGGGATGTGAGAATCTTTCGAAAATTACCGTCAGTCCCGATAACGAAAACTTTAAAATGGACGGAAAGAACCTCGTTGAAAACGCAGGCGGAACGGTGATTTTTACGCTGGGATAA
- a CDS encoding sugar phosphate nucleotidyltransferase: MKAVIMAGGEGRRLRPLTADMPKPMLKLCGKPVLEYILKLLEKHGVNEAWLTLGYKSEKIIEHFKNGTFAGIKLNFIVEKTPLGTAGGVKSAVGDIDEDFIVISGDALCDINLTAALAYHREKGADATIITRRVNDPREYGLADIGADGQVRGFLEKPGWSEAFTDMANTGIYILSGLCCKNIKEGVPSDFARDVFPPLVTSNSLYAYRSDGYWRDIGDITAFIGAQRDLISGKVSCEIEGERIGGCVYADGKPKGNFSIDAPCYIGKGVRIGDGAVIGENSIIGDGVIIGTHARTSGCVLMDGAVIGENSLSRGCVVCDGGGIGRGATAAGGSVIGPRSLLGDDAVLGEGVVLQEFEVVPDEAIMVEAPEKIAPQLPRVGDNVITGRLGTVITPQFCLRLGQSLAVTCGDRPICVADDGLNASYIHKQALTAGILAEGGQVYDTGVMFTGQLSFAVAESGAAMGVLIGGYGQGIRFIGASIPNALQKQIEALITRNAAPTKGGIVRLPEILSGVSALWENRLISSLPRQSIDFAGSFFCKNSVVAEAAAKIFMQLGGKSGSESSFNFTVDGSETNISRGGEIILKNEQVIAVCAAYDFQKGADVVVTHGAPRVLEKIGERFGKRVYRQTACRETCVWSCDGVSALLYALSCTGNDKTLMQIAESLPEVAVYSEEAPIDGSSAQILGKLLARDGGVRTERGVAMPTSAGWITVRPSADGKTIKIITEAVNTEIARELCGDFQKWLDI, encoded by the coding sequence ATGAAAGCGGTTATCATGGCGGGCGGCGAAGGCAGACGACTCAGACCGTTGACGGCGGATATGCCCAAGCCGATGCTCAAACTCTGCGGAAAACCGGTGCTGGAATACATCCTCAAACTGCTCGAAAAACACGGGGTGAACGAGGCCTGGCTGACGCTCGGGTACAAGTCCGAAAAGATCATCGAACACTTTAAAAACGGAACCTTTGCGGGAATTAAACTCAATTTTATCGTTGAAAAGACACCCCTCGGCACCGCCGGAGGGGTGAAAAGCGCGGTCGGCGATATCGATGAAGATTTTATCGTGATCAGCGGCGACGCGCTGTGTGACATCAATCTGACCGCGGCGCTCGCTTATCACCGGGAAAAAGGCGCCGATGCCACGATTATCACGCGGCGGGTCAACGATCCGCGTGAATACGGCCTTGCCGATATCGGCGCCGACGGACAGGTGCGCGGATTTTTGGAAAAACCGGGGTGGAGCGAGGCATTTACCGACATGGCCAACACCGGTATTTATATTTTATCCGGATTATGCTGCAAAAACATCAAGGAGGGCGTACCTTCGGATTTTGCCCGCGACGTATTTCCGCCGCTGGTGACAAGCAATTCGCTGTACGCCTACCGAAGCGACGGGTATTGGCGCGACATCGGAGATATTACGGCCTTTATCGGGGCGCAGCGCGATCTGATCAGTGGGAAGGTCTCCTGTGAAATCGAGGGCGAACGCATCGGCGGGTGTGTGTATGCCGACGGCAAACCCAAAGGGAATTTTTCAATCGATGCGCCGTGTTATATCGGGAAAGGGGTTCGGATCGGCGACGGCGCGGTGATCGGTGAGAATTCGATTATCGGTGACGGGGTGATCATCGGAACCCATGCGCGAACCTCCGGCTGCGTATTGATGGACGGGGCCGTGATCGGCGAGAATTCGTTGTCGCGCGGCTGTGTGGTCTGCGACGGCGGCGGCATCGGCAGAGGAGCGACGGCGGCCGGCGGCTCGGTGATCGGGCCGCGTTCGCTTCTCGGCGACGATGCGGTATTGGGCGAGGGCGTGGTTTTACAGGAGTTTGAGGTTGTGCCGGATGAGGCGATTATGGTTGAAGCGCCCGAAAAAATCGCCCCGCAGCTGCCGAGAGTGGGCGATAATGTGATCACCGGACGGCTGGGAACCGTGATTACGCCTCAATTTTGCCTGCGGCTCGGCCAGTCATTGGCGGTAACCTGCGGCGATCGTCCGATCTGCGTGGCCGACGATGGGCTGAACGCCTCTTATATTCACAAACAGGCGCTGACAGCCGGTATTTTGGCCGAGGGCGGGCAGGTCTATGACACGGGGGTAATGTTTACCGGGCAGCTTTCTTTTGCCGTTGCCGAGAGCGGCGCGGCGATGGGGGTTTTGATCGGCGGTTACGGGCAGGGCATCCGGTTCATCGGCGCATCGATTCCGAACGCCTTGCAAAAACAAATCGAAGCGTTGATTACGCGCAATGCGGCCCCGACCAAAGGCGGAATCGTGCGGCTGCCGGAGATTTTATCAGGCGTTTCGGCACTGTGGGAGAACCGGCTGATTTCTTCCCTGCCCCGTCAGAGCATTGATTTTGCTGGCAGCTTTTTTTGTAAGAACTCGGTCGTCGCCGAGGCCGCCGCCAAGATTTTTATGCAATTGGGCGGCAAGAGCGGCAGTGAATCATCGTTTAATTTCACGGTGGACGGCTCCGAAACCAACATCAGCCGCGGCGGGGAGATTATCTTGAAAAACGAACAGGTGATCGCCGTCTGTGCGGCCTATGATTTTCAAAAGGGCGCGGACGTCGTGGTGACACACGGTGCGCCGCGTGTGCTTGAAAAAATCGGAGAGCGTTTCGGCAAGCGGGTTTATCGGCAGACTGCCTGCCGAGAGACTTGTGTGTGGTCATGCGACGGCGTGAGCGCGCTGCTCTATGCGCTCTCCTGCACCGGCAACGACAAAACATTAATGCAGATCGCCGAGTCGCTGCCCGAGGTTGCCGTTTATTCCGAAGAAGCCCCCATTGATGGCAGCAGCGCGCAAATTTTAGGCAAGCTGCTGGCCCGGGACGGCGGGGTTCGCACCGAGCGCGGGGTGGCGATGCCGACCAGCGCCGGTTGGATTACCGTGCGTCCCTCCGCAGACGGGAAAACCATTAAAATCATAACGGAAGCAGTGAACACCGAAATTGCCCGTGAATTGTGCGGGGATTTTCAAAAATGGCTGGATATTTGA